From a single Chitinophaga sp. Cy-1792 genomic region:
- the nuoE gene encoding NAD(P)H-dependent oxidoreductase subunit E, giving the protein MAVVQFSEEKLNKVKEIIARYPEGKQKSALIPVLHLAQESFGGWLSAETMDYVAELLQLKSIEVYEVATFYSMFNLKPVGKYLFEVCQTGPCMVNGSDNIIDYIKSTLGIEVGETTADGMFTLKAVECLGACGYAPMMQLGKHYREHLTPAKVDEIIAECRSKAN; this is encoded by the coding sequence ATGGCTGTGGTTCAATTTTCTGAAGAGAAACTGAATAAAGTAAAAGAAATCATCGCACGCTATCCGGAAGGAAAGCAGAAAAGTGCGCTGATCCCGGTGCTGCACCTGGCACAGGAATCATTTGGTGGTTGGTTGAGTGCAGAAACGATGGACTATGTGGCAGAATTGCTCCAACTGAAGTCAATTGAGGTGTATGAAGTAGCAACATTCTACAGCATGTTCAACCTGAAACCGGTAGGGAAATATTTGTTTGAAGTATGTCAGACAGGTCCTTGCATGGTGAATGGTTCTGACAATATTATTGATTACATCAAAAGTACGCTGGGTATAGAAGTAGGTGAAACTACCGCTGATGGTATGTTTACATTGAAAGCAGTGGAGTGTCTGGGTGCATGTGGATATGCGCCTATGATGCAGCTGGGTAAGCATTACCGTGAGCACCTGACACCGGCGAAGGTTGATGAGATCATTGCTGAATGCAGATCTAAGGCTAACTAA